Proteins from a single region of Pseudopedobacter saltans DSM 12145:
- a CDS encoding alpha-d-galacturonidase: MRILSYLLFLFLLSIFSINSSFAKNENKVNIIVESKEPRILFGAEKVIAALKGVGIEASLASNNKISAKQKNIVVATQATLSSAIKKQIQIEKYPTAKESFAIASFGKNNSLLLGADASGALYACLELADKIKETKKIPASFQLYDAPEMVLRGTAIGIQKPEYLPGRDVYEYPYTPESFPWFYDKQHWIDYLDMLVENRYNSLYLWNGHPFSSLVKLKDYPYALEVDEATFRKNEEVFKFLTEEADKRGIWVIQMFYNILIPKPFAEKHGLKTQDRNRPIIPLIADYTQKSIAAFVEKYPNVGLLITLGEAMEGVGQDDIDWFTKTIIPGVKNGLKALGTQTEPPIVLRAHDTDAPAVMKAALPLYKNLYTMAKFNGEALTVPEPRGKWADLHRTLSRIGTVHIENVHILANLEPFRYSSPDFIQRSVKGMHHVLEANGLHLYPQASYWDWPYTADKAPKRLMQIDRDWMWYKAWARYAWKADRNSTEDFNFWSKELSDKFGTNADANKYFVEAYNQAGEISPKILRRFGITDGNRQTSTLGMLMTQFINPFRYGLFTLMYESEAPEGEMIIDYAEKEWKGEKHVGETPMQIAEEIVAHGKKAVAAIEKVAPYVTKNQEEFNRIKNDMYIHLAMAQHYSDKVKAAIQVLRFKYSNDVTDLEKALPLLKSSVAYYKNLTSLTENTYLYANSMQTKQRKIPMRGVDKTFIHWKEVLPVFKVELANFKHSIDSLKNTKNTKAPTVKAYDNANVKLLGNYQTYIVQQNAKPFSDKDEKIEALAPELKGLKGIALNTSEQQKNGTKLEFSNTKPVTVLVGFFTEKSLAYSPAPVLEIDASANNYGQAESKISKAVILKGMPNVNVHAYTFPTGKNTLTLAKGKALVLGFVDGNQNIKIYDAALDGSGKDIDWLFGEYKPTDVKL; encoded by the coding sequence ATGCGTATCCTTAGCTATTTGTTATTTTTGTTTTTATTATCAATTTTTAGCATAAACTCTTCCTTTGCTAAAAACGAGAATAAAGTCAATATCATTGTAGAATCAAAAGAACCCAGAATACTTTTTGGTGCCGAAAAAGTAATTGCTGCATTAAAAGGTGTTGGTATAGAAGCAAGTCTGGCTTCCAATAATAAAATCAGCGCTAAGCAAAAAAATATAGTAGTAGCAACACAAGCTACTTTATCTTCCGCTATAAAAAAGCAAATTCAAATAGAAAAATATCCTACAGCAAAAGAAAGCTTTGCAATAGCTTCATTCGGTAAAAACAATAGCTTATTACTAGGGGCAGATGCATCAGGTGCTTTATATGCTTGTTTGGAATTAGCTGATAAGATAAAAGAAACTAAGAAAATTCCAGCATCGTTCCAGCTATATGATGCTCCGGAAATGGTATTGCGGGGTACGGCAATTGGTATTCAAAAACCTGAATATTTGCCAGGTAGGGATGTTTATGAATATCCCTATACTCCTGAATCTTTTCCGTGGTTTTATGATAAACAACATTGGATAGATTATTTGGATATGTTGGTGGAGAACAGGTATAATTCATTGTATCTGTGGAATGGACATCCATTTTCGTCATTGGTAAAGCTGAAAGATTATCCTTATGCTTTAGAAGTTGACGAAGCCACATTTAGAAAAAACGAAGAGGTTTTTAAATTTCTAACTGAGGAAGCGGACAAACGTGGAATCTGGGTAATCCAGATGTTTTACAATATCCTAATTCCTAAACCTTTTGCAGAAAAGCATGGATTGAAAACTCAGGATAGAAATCGTCCAATAATTCCTTTAATTGCAGATTATACCCAAAAATCTATCGCTGCTTTTGTAGAAAAATATCCAAATGTAGGATTATTAATTACGTTGGGTGAAGCGATGGAAGGAGTTGGGCAAGATGATATTGATTGGTTTACAAAAACCATTATTCCCGGGGTGAAAAATGGTTTAAAAGCTTTAGGCACTCAAACCGAACCGCCAATTGTGTTAAGGGCTCATGATACTGATGCTCCTGCGGTAATGAAGGCTGCATTGCCATTGTATAAAAACCTATATACTATGGCTAAGTTTAATGGCGAAGCCTTAACGGTTCCGGAACCGAGAGGGAAATGGGCAGACCTACATCGTACGTTGAGTAGAATTGGAACAGTGCACATAGAAAACGTACATATTCTAGCTAATCTTGAGCCATTTAGATACAGTTCTCCGGACTTTATACAAAGATCTGTTAAAGGAATGCACCATGTTTTGGAAGCAAATGGTCTGCATCTGTATCCGCAAGCATCTTACTGGGACTGGCCCTATACTGCAGATAAAGCCCCTAAACGTTTGATGCAAATAGATAGAGATTGGATGTGGTACAAGGCTTGGGCAAGATATGCCTGGAAAGCAGATAGGAACTCTACAGAGGATTTTAACTTCTGGTCTAAGGAGCTTTCGGATAAATTTGGAACAAATGCAGATGCTAATAAATATTTTGTAGAAGCTTATAATCAGGCGGGAGAAATCTCACCGAAGATTTTGAGAAGATTCGGCATTACTGATGGAAATCGCCAAACTTCGACTTTAGGAATGTTGATGACCCAATTTATCAATCCGTTCCGGTATGGCTTGTTTACTTTGATGTATGAATCAGAAGCGCCCGAAGGGGAGATGATCATCGATTATGCTGAGAAGGAATGGAAAGGTGAGAAACATGTGGGTGAAACTCCAATGCAAATCGCAGAGGAAATTGTTGCACATGGAAAAAAGGCCGTTGCAGCAATTGAAAAAGTAGCACCTTATGTAACCAAAAATCAGGAAGAATTTAATCGTATTAAAAACGATATGTATATCCATTTGGCAATGGCTCAGCATTATTCTGATAAGGTGAAAGCCGCCATTCAGGTATTGAGATTTAAATATTCGAATGATGTTACTGATTTGGAAAAAGCCTTGCCTCTGTTGAAAAGCAGTGTAGCATATTATAAAAATCTGACTTCTTTGACTGAGAACACTTATTTGTATGCGAACAGTATGCAAACCAAACAGCGGAAAATTCCGATGAGGGGAGTAGATAAAACATTTATCCATTGGAAAGAGGTGCTGCCTGTATTTAAAGTGGAATTAGCTAACTTTAAGCATAGTATTGATTCTTTGAAAAATACAAAAAACACAAAGGCTCCTACAGTCAAAGCTTATGACAATGCCAATGTAAAATTGTTGGGTAACTATCAAACTTATATCGTACAACAGAATGCAAAGCCGTTTTCAGATAAGGACGAAAAGATAGAAGCGCTGGCTCCAGAATTAAAAGGTTTAAAAGGAATTGCTTTAAATACGTCAGAACAGCAAAAAAATGGGACTAAACTGGAGTTCAGCAATACAAAACCAGTAACTGTTTTAGTCGGATTTTTTACAGAAAAATCACTGGCATATTCTCCTGCACCTGTTTTAGAGATCGATGCCAGTGCAAATAACTATGGACAGGCAGAAAGCAAAATTTCCAAGGCAGTAATTCTGAAAGGGATGCCAAATGTTAATGTACATGCTTATACTTTTCCAACTGGAAAAAATACCTTAACACTAGCAAAAGGGAAGGCTTTGGTTTTAGGATTTGTTGATGGAAATCAGAATATTAAAATCTATGATGCAGCGTTAGATGGTAGTGGTAAAGATATCGATTGGTTGTTTGGCGAATATAAGCCAACAGATGTTAAATTGTAG
- a CDS encoding putative signal transducing protein, translated as MELITVKVFDNSIEAHILKSRLESEGIDCFIFDDHMVSLNPLYNVTLGGIKLKVGGSDVERANTIIEQVDNVKSLDDNGKIIKCPNCDSTDLYTGYKSMRGTKGVLSAIVSFLFMVFPIYYKTVYKCKTCGEEFKRE; from the coding sequence ATGGAATTAATAACAGTAAAAGTATTTGATAATTCAATTGAAGCCCATATTCTGAAATCAAGGCTAGAAAGTGAAGGGATAGATTGTTTTATCTTTGATGATCATATGGTGTCTTTAAATCCATTGTATAACGTTACTCTCGGCGGAATTAAATTGAAAGTTGGAGGAAGTGATGTTGAACGGGCAAATACTATTATTGAGCAAGTTGATAATGTGAAATCCTTAGATGACAATGGCAAAATCATCAAATGTCCAAATTGTGATTCTACAGATTTGTATACTGGATATAAATCCATGAGAGGTACAAAAGGAGTACTTTCTGCAATTGTTTCATTCCTGTTTATGGTATTTCCGATTTATTATAAAACGGTATATAAATGTAAAACATGTGGTGAAGAGTTTAAAAGAGAATAA
- a CDS encoding transglutaminase domain-containing protein: MKKILFFVLPVFCFSCSQTPKNIDIILEASEKNRSELEKVIEHYKREKNDEKLKAAYFLIENMAYRFSLDGPDVKKYDPLFNILDSLKKEYKVIPTLAPIVKQKWDSLSKAYNWNSKLKSDIKTDYKNISAQYLINNIDLSYKLWKTSFWNKDLRFEQFCEYLLPYRIGSENLQPWRDFLYKKFQPFRDTVKFKNRHELASKLNFVLKDSISLNRIVRAYPYDMDVYQMEKAGRGACRHLVYYTAMVMRANGIPVGIDESPLWGDLDRGHHWNTVLMENGKNFPFDAAASNFGGLNKYPYRFCKVYRKTFAIQPLEVNQSDLPNNLLNYLSQRIDVTKEYTQTFNLSIPLTYSFNKQKKYAVICTFDRKKWAAQYYGEIENNKAYFNNMGANLVYLVMYYDSGNYYPATDPFILHKNGKITYISLLKDKKQEMLLLRKNPSYPSNDNNAKSLLDGKIQGSNRPDFSDAITLYTIKSVPIKFEEVSLKNTKPFRYVRYVPPKAAANLAELEFYTNSSSTKVKGKAIGFPEIPAEIGDSYQDAFDGKLETFFLGNKDSLSYSWAGLDFGKPKKINRIKYAPRSDTNFIIIGNLYELFYWNKDHWASMGKQIATDQKIVFKEVPSKGLYILRNLSGGKEERTFTFENGKQIWW, from the coding sequence ATGAAAAAAATCTTATTTTTTGTTCTACCCGTTTTTTGCTTTTCATGCTCACAAACTCCAAAAAATATTGATATCATTTTAGAAGCATCCGAAAAGAATCGCAGTGAACTCGAAAAAGTGATAGAACATTACAAACGGGAAAAAAATGATGAGAAACTAAAAGCTGCATATTTCTTAATAGAGAATATGGCCTACAGATTCAGCCTGGACGGACCTGATGTAAAAAAATATGATCCTCTTTTTAATATACTCGATTCGTTAAAAAAGGAATATAAAGTAATTCCCACTCTAGCTCCAATCGTTAAGCAAAAATGGGATTCGTTAAGCAAAGCATATAACTGGAATTCAAAATTAAAATCAGATATTAAAACTGACTATAAGAATATTAGTGCCCAATATCTTATTAACAATATCGACCTGTCATATAAACTTTGGAAGACCTCTTTCTGGAATAAGGATTTGAGATTTGAACAGTTCTGTGAATACCTCTTGCCTTATCGAATTGGTTCTGAAAATCTCCAACCCTGGCGTGACTTTTTATATAAAAAATTTCAACCTTTCAGAGACACTGTAAAGTTTAAAAATCGTCATGAACTTGCCTCCAAACTCAATTTTGTACTTAAAGACAGTATATCTCTCAATCGTATTGTAAGGGCCTATCCTTATGACATGGATGTTTATCAAATGGAAAAAGCTGGAAGAGGTGCTTGCAGGCATCTCGTTTATTATACAGCAATGGTAATGAGAGCCAATGGCATCCCTGTCGGAATAGATGAATCTCCTTTATGGGGAGATCTCGACCGAGGACATCATTGGAATACTGTGCTCATGGAAAACGGGAAAAATTTCCCCTTCGATGCCGCTGCCTCTAATTTTGGAGGGTTAAATAAATATCCCTATCGTTTCTGCAAAGTTTACAGAAAAACATTCGCCATCCAACCTCTTGAAGTCAATCAGAGTGATTTACCTAATAATTTACTTAACTATCTTAGTCAGAGAATTGACGTAACCAAAGAATATACTCAAACTTTTAATTTGAGTATCCCTTTAACTTATTCTTTTAACAAACAAAAAAAGTATGCTGTTATATGCACATTTGATCGCAAAAAATGGGCAGCTCAATATTATGGCGAAATAGAAAACAACAAGGCTTATTTCAACAATATGGGAGCCAACCTGGTTTATCTGGTCATGTATTATGACTCGGGAAACTATTATCCTGCTACAGATCCTTTTATTCTTCATAAAAATGGAAAAATAACTTATATATCTCTATTGAAGGATAAAAAACAGGAAATGCTTTTGTTACGTAAGAATCCCAGTTACCCATCGAACGACAATAATGCAAAAAGTTTGCTTGATGGAAAGATTCAGGGTTCAAATAGACCTGATTTCAGTGATGCGATAACACTATATACTATCAAATCTGTTCCTATTAAATTTGAAGAAGTTTCTCTGAAAAACACCAAGCCATTTCGTTACGTGAGATATGTTCCTCCCAAAGCTGCTGCTAATCTTGCTGAACTAGAGTTTTATACCAATTCCAGCTCAACTAAAGTAAAAGGAAAAGCTATCGGTTTTCCCGAAATACCGGCTGAAATAGGTGATTCTTATCAGGATGCTTTTGATGGCAAACTAGAAACCTTCTTTTTAGGAAACAAGGATAGCTTATCTTACTCCTGGGCGGGGCTTGATTTTGGGAAGCCTAAAAAAATAAATAGAATTAAATATGCTCCCCGAAGTGACACAAACTTCATCATTATAGGTAATCTATATGAGCTTTTTTACTGGAATAAGGATCATTGGGCGTCTATGGGAAAACAGATAGCTACAGATCAAAAAATTGTATTTAAAGAAGTTCCTTCAAAAGGCCTTTATATTCTCCGCAATTTATCTGGTGGCAAAGAAGAACGTACTTTCACATTCGAAAATGGAAAACAAATATGGTGGTAG
- a CDS encoding MGH1-like glycoside hydrolase domain-containing protein, translated as MGLSKYILACTLCVSQLSVFAQSDLLDKKLRNYVKEFNANDNEAVINKISNAQSADWMAANVPLLDCPDKEIEEKYYFRWWSYRKHIKDTPEGTIVTEFIEPVKHAAKYNAISCALGHHLYEGRWIKNNDFLKEYVNFWLYKADVGEKKPRFHQFSSWLDDALLAYYKVNPDKEYIKSIIADLDKDFQKWEQDRKLANGLFWQHDVKDGMEESVSGSRVDKNMRPTINAYMYANAVALSTFADILGDQALKAKYQAKAEEIRKLTINELWDKDEKFFKTKVEKTNQLHEAREAIGFVPWYFNLPLDQKEYAQAWDQLLDTAGFKAKWGLTTAERREPTFRTRGSGHGCEWDGAIWPFATTQTLRGLANLLTNYKHHAKVDKNVFYNELHKYAWSQQMYGKPYIGEYQDESNGEWLKGDHPRSKFYNHSAFMDHVIQDLIGFKPRLDAAFDINPLIPNGKWDYFCLDNLTYQGKQVKILWDKTGKHYQQGKGFKVFVDGKLVAKKSSIKPLSVKL; from the coding sequence ATGGGTTTATCAAAATATATTTTAGCTTGTACGCTGTGTGTTTCTCAGCTGTCCGTATTTGCACAAAGCGATTTACTGGATAAAAAACTAAGAAACTATGTGAAGGAATTCAATGCCAATGATAACGAAGCAGTTATCAATAAAATATCCAATGCACAATCGGCAGACTGGATGGCGGCAAATGTTCCTTTGCTGGACTGTCCTGATAAAGAAATTGAGGAGAAATACTATTTCCGTTGGTGGTCTTATCGGAAGCATATTAAGGACACTCCGGAAGGCACTATTGTCACCGAATTTATAGAGCCTGTAAAACATGCGGCGAAATACAATGCTATCAGCTGTGCGTTGGGACATCACCTATATGAAGGTCGTTGGATTAAAAACAACGATTTCTTAAAGGAATATGTGAACTTCTGGTTATACAAAGCCGATGTCGGAGAAAAAAAGCCAAGATTTCATCAGTTTTCGAGCTGGCTGGACGATGCACTTTTGGCTTATTACAAAGTAAATCCGGATAAGGAATATATTAAAAGCATTATTGCAGATCTGGACAAAGATTTCCAAAAGTGGGAGCAAGATAGAAAACTGGCCAATGGTCTATTTTGGCAACATGATGTGAAGGATGGAATGGAGGAATCTGTTTCAGGCTCTCGGGTTGACAAAAATATGCGTCCAACTATTAACGCCTATATGTATGCCAATGCTGTTGCTTTAAGTACGTTTGCTGATATTTTAGGCGATCAGGCTTTGAAAGCCAAATATCAGGCTAAAGCAGAAGAGATCAGAAAGCTGACTATTAACGAGCTTTGGGATAAAGACGAGAAATTCTTCAAAACAAAAGTCGAAAAGACGAACCAGTTACATGAAGCTCGGGAGGCAATAGGTTTTGTTCCCTGGTATTTTAATTTGCCCCTGGATCAAAAAGAGTATGCACAAGCATGGGACCAGTTGTTAGATACCGCAGGTTTTAAAGCTAAATGGGGATTGACTACGGCAGAACGTAGAGAACCAACTTTTAGAACCAGAGGTTCTGGACATGGTTGCGAGTGGGATGGCGCAATATGGCCTTTTGCAACAACACAGACTTTAAGAGGTTTGGCGAATTTGTTGACAAACTATAAACATCACGCAAAAGTGGATAAGAATGTTTTTTATAATGAATTGCATAAATATGCTTGGTCGCAACAAATGTACGGTAAACCATATATTGGCGAATATCAGGATGAGAGTAATGGAGAGTGGTTGAAAGGTGATCATCCGCGTAGTAAATTCTATAACCATTCTGCATTTATGGATCATGTGATTCAGGATTTAATAGGATTCAAACCGCGTTTAGATGCTGCTTTTGATATAAATCCACTTATCCCTAACGGGAAATGGGATTACTTCTGTCTGGATAATTTGACTTATCAAGGCAAGCAAGTGAAAATCCTTTGGGATAAAACAGGTAAGCATTATCAACAAGGAAAAGGATTTAAAGTATTTGTAGATGGCAAATTGGTAGCTAAGAAATCGTCTATTAAACCGTTGAGTGTGAAATTGTAG
- a CDS encoding glycoside hydrolase family 28 protein — MKVSKLKSLLLLIALFFSTSTFAQQYFNVTKYGAKNDSSRLATDAIKKAIDAAAKVGGGTVYFPAGKYLTGPIHLKSNITIFIDAGAELHFSDNFDHYLPMVPSRWEGTEVINFSPLFYAKDVENIAIVGRGLIDGHGKNWWRFSEVEVKKLTEDSKWQKEFKRLNPNVLAPDLPGWIERGFLRPPFIQFMNCKNVQIKDIKIQNSPFWTINPQYCDNVTVDGITIDNPPSPNTDGINPESCRNVRIANCHISVGDDCITIKSGKDRSGRKVNIPAENYTITNCTMLRGHGGVVIGSEMSGGVKNIAITNCIFDGTDRGIRIKSARGRGGVVEDIRVSNIIMRNIRDQAIVLDLQYAKTNPEPISERTPIFRNIHISDITASTNRAGYLNGLEELPISNISFNNVNMTANTGFLIKNSKDISFNNVQLNAKSGNIITTENVSNVNVNGVRTFEPKAGAALVELTNTQGVYIHNSFPIAGTDTFVSVKGEQSKDIVITNNNLKNVAKVLDKAADVKNEIQVTGNIQK; from the coding sequence ATGAAGGTATCTAAACTTAAGTCTCTTTTATTACTGATCGCGCTCTTTTTTAGCACAAGTACTTTTGCGCAGCAATATTTTAACGTTACTAAATACGGAGCTAAAAATGACAGCTCCAGGCTGGCAACAGACGCTATAAAAAAAGCCATTGATGCGGCAGCGAAAGTTGGTGGCGGGACGGTTTATTTTCCTGCCGGAAAATATCTGACTGGTCCTATACATTTAAAAAGCAATATCACTATTTTTATAGATGCTGGTGCAGAACTGCATTTCAGCGATAATTTCGATCATTACTTGCCAATGGTTCCGTCTAGATGGGAAGGTACAGAAGTAATCAATTTTTCACCGTTGTTTTATGCAAAAGACGTAGAAAACATCGCGATTGTTGGTCGTGGTTTAATTGATGGTCATGGTAAAAACTGGTGGAGATTTTCTGAAGTAGAAGTAAAGAAATTAACAGAAGACAGCAAATGGCAAAAAGAATTTAAACGCTTGAATCCGAATGTGTTGGCTCCGGATCTGCCGGGCTGGATTGAAAGAGGTTTTCTACGCCCGCCTTTTATCCAGTTTATGAACTGTAAAAATGTACAGATTAAGGATATCAAGATTCAAAATTCGCCATTCTGGACAATCAACCCGCAATATTGTGATAATGTAACAGTGGATGGAATTACAATAGACAATCCACCTTCTCCAAATACAGACGGTATTAACCCGGAATCATGTCGAAATGTAAGAATTGCAAACTGTCATATTTCAGTTGGAGATGATTGTATTACCATTAAGTCCGGAAAAGACCGTTCTGGAAGAAAAGTAAATATCCCGGCAGAAAATTATACCATTACCAATTGTACCATGTTACGCGGACATGGAGGTGTGGTAATAGGTAGTGAAATGTCTGGAGGCGTTAAAAATATAGCGATTACTAACTGTATTTTTGATGGTACAGATCGTGGAATTAGAATTAAATCAGCAAGAGGTAGAGGTGGTGTTGTGGAAGATATCCGCGTAAGCAATATCATTATGAGAAATATCAGAGATCAGGCGATTGTATTGGACTTACAGTATGCAAAAACCAATCCTGAGCCTATTTCCGAACGAACACCAATTTTCAGAAACATTCACATTAGTGATATTACAGCTTCTACAAACAGAGCTGGTTATCTGAACGGTTTAGAGGAATTACCTATTTCAAATATCAGTTTTAACAATGTCAACATGACTGCGAATACTGGCTTTCTGATTAAGAATTCCAAAGATATCAGCTTCAACAATGTTCAGCTGAATGCTAAAAGCGGAAATATCATCACCACCGAAAATGTATCGAATGTAAATGTAAACGGTGTCAGGACTTTTGAGCCGAAAGCCGGAGCTGCCTTGGTAGAGCTAACTAATACTCAGGGTGTTTATATCCATAATTCTTTTCCTATTGCAGGTACAGACACTTTTGTTTCTGTAAAAGGCGAGCAATCTAAAGATATTGTGATCACAAACAATAATCTGAAAAATGTAGCTAAGGTTTTAGATAAAGCTGCAGATGTGAAAAATGAAATTCAGGTAACCGGAAATATCCAAAAATAA
- the fucP gene encoding L-fucose:H+ symporter permease: protein MSIITESQNSPIVNETGAASKTKYLIPFILVTTLFFLWGMAHNLDSILIPHLKKACQLNNRQSTLIDTAVFMAYFLMALPAGMILKKWGYKNSLLLGLLIFSAGAFLFVPAANTRAYELFLIALFIIGCGLTLLETAANPYAAVLGPKETSTFRLNLAASFNGLAAMVAPIVGALFILSGQEHTADELAAMSEVDRLAYLNFEAGSVKMPYIILGTFLLVVALLFYFIKFPEVKVEDDNQGEKRSLWAALKHKHLSWAVVSQFFYVGAQVCVTSFFIRMAQQGANFDERTAGYWLGVYGLLFMGGRFVGTFLMRIFKPNVLLAIFAVCAALLSIVAITGEGVIVIYALGGLGFFMSIMFPTIFALGITDLGEETKAGSSWLIMSIVGGAILPYIMGTIIDLNHDNIQIGYFIPFVCYLIILYFALIGHKVRNKVA, encoded by the coding sequence ATGTCAATTATTACAGAATCTCAGAATTCCCCAATAGTGAACGAAACAGGAGCAGCTTCGAAGACTAAATATTTAATACCGTTTATTTTAGTAACAACTTTATTTTTCCTTTGGGGGATGGCCCATAATCTGGATTCCATTCTTATTCCCCATTTGAAAAAAGCTTGTCAATTGAATAATCGTCAGTCTACTTTAATAGATACAGCGGTTTTTATGGCTTATTTTCTAATGGCCTTACCGGCAGGTATGATCTTGAAGAAATGGGGATATAAAAACAGTTTACTTTTAGGTTTATTGATATTTTCCGCTGGCGCTTTCTTGTTTGTACCTGCAGCAAATACCAGAGCTTATGAGTTGTTTTTGATTGCTCTATTTATTATAGGTTGTGGTTTAACCCTATTAGAAACAGCAGCAAATCCGTATGCTGCGGTTTTGGGGCCAAAGGAAACTTCGACTTTCCGATTGAATCTGGCAGCGTCTTTTAATGGTTTAGCTGCAATGGTAGCTCCTATTGTTGGCGCCTTATTCATTCTCTCAGGACAAGAACATACTGCTGATGAATTGGCCGCTATGTCAGAGGTAGATAGATTGGCTTATCTGAATTTTGAAGCTGGTTCAGTAAAAATGCCGTATATAATATTGGGGACATTTTTGTTAGTAGTTGCTTTGTTATTCTATTTTATCAAATTCCCGGAGGTAAAAGTAGAAGACGACAACCAGGGAGAAAAAAGAAGCCTGTGGGCGGCCCTAAAGCACAAACATTTAAGCTGGGCAGTAGTATCTCAGTTTTTTTATGTGGGCGCTCAGGTTTGTGTAACCAGTTTCTTTATCAGAATGGCACAGCAAGGAGCAAATTTTGATGAAAGAACTGCGGGCTATTGGTTAGGGGTTTACGGACTATTGTTTATGGGAGGCAGATTTGTTGGAACTTTCCTGATGAGAATCTTTAAACCAAATGTGTTACTCGCCATTTTTGCTGTTTGCGCAGCTTTACTAAGTATAGTTGCTATAACAGGTGAAGGTGTAATTGTGATTTACGCTTTAGGCGGATTAGGGTTCTTTATGTCTATTATGTTTCCTACAATTTTTGCTTTGGGGATTACAGATTTAGGAGAAGAAACTAAAGCAGGCTCATCCTGGTTAATTATGTCTATCGTAGGTGGCGCAATTCTACCTTATATTATGGGAACTATAATCGATTTAAATCATGATAATATTCAAATCGGTTATTTTATTCCGTTTGTATGTTATTTAATCATCCTGTACTTTGCGCTGATAGGGCATAAAGTAAGAAATAAAGTCGCTTAG